The nucleotide sequence agagatcgtacctgacttaccttgtcgatctcgttgtccgtttctccccctgagctgctgctttcttccgacgtgtctcccccttcatcgatgctctcgatgctcatttcggaagagcttgaatcgcagtcgtcgtcttgatggctcgccattagtgcgagtccggagaatgcttcgacttccgattcggatgacgtatcgtcccacgtcgctttcagAGCCTTTCGTTTCTGGAAAGGCTTCTTTCCCTTCTcgttgtctttgttcttcagcttggggcagttgtccttgacgtgcccttcttcgtcgcagtggtagcagcggatcatccttttcttcttcccctgtggatggttagtagatctagatttacaaagtttcttgaatcttcttaccatcattaccatttcctcgtcgtcgagagaggattccgactcaggttcgtctctcgaagctttaagggcgacgttgttcttgggctccttcattcctgcacatcttgactcatggacttcaaatgttgaaaaaaattcttctaatgaaattttttctaagtccttagaaatgtaaaaagtatctactagtgatgcccattttgaatttctcggaaatgaatttaatgcgtacctgagcgaatctcggttgcttacctcttctccgagattcgtgagtccggtgattatttctttaattctggagtgcagatgtgcgactgtctcgtcttccccaagtcgcaggtttGTGAGCTGATTCCGAAACAGATCTCTTctggcaagcttggcttcggacgtcccttcgtgcagctcgaggaacttttcccaaagttcctttgccgagttgtatttaccgatcctgttgacttcttgaggcggaagtactctgctttgccgttcgccacgaagtcagcctgctccttttttgtccatttatctatttccttgtcctctggagcttcaaagccaaatttcattattaaaaatagttcaatatcggttgtaagaaatacctgcatcagttttttccatgtggtgaaatccccttcgtatttcggcgggtggatgcttggtccggccatttcgttgcttcgttcggcggttagtcctcctgaagcgcctcggctctgataccacttgtaggaccgttgggccggctagaaggggggttgaatagccctgaataaaacacaaccctttctcgaacaattaagctaacacttgaaaaatagattaagcagaaaataaagcataaaaacgaggcaccggatttgagttggttacaaccggggaggttgttaatccaaggaagatgattgcactaagaactccttcaggcggagaaaccttgtttacagcagtgtaggcacaaaaagaaagaagctaatcaaagtagtggaagcacacaagtgttgttacaatttctgaacttctGAAAAGCTTCTGGAGCAAAAACAAGGAAATGAGATCGACGAAGCAAAAACAAGGCTTACCGGTTGAGAGAGATGGGCGGAAAAATTAGGTCGCGCAACCGCCGTCACACaggaaaggagaaaaattagGGCAAGGAGAAAAGAACGGGCTGGGTGGAGTTAATATTAGGGTTTTCCAACGAATTTCCAACAACATAATTATTTGTTGGATATTTCCATCAACCCcaaatttgttggaaatttccaacgaatctgtagattcgttggaaatttccaacgaaattgtagattcgttggaaatttccaacaaatttaATTCTTTGGAAAATTTATAATTTCATAAAATCACGGttaatcgacctagagacctcggaattgaatgaaactagttcctatgtgctcctctatttatcctgattttATATATGTTCTCAAATATTCTTTTTTCCCTCATAtagtttttttctttattttttcaattcatgctcaaattcaaattcatccaattgaccaagatgttaaaaattcatcttatgtcaaaaaaaaaaaatttgagctcatctatagaatcaggagaccaaaaggagcacataggaactgatTTCATCCGATTTCGAGGTCTCTAGGTTGGTCAAACGGGGTTTTAAGTCATtgcatactttgcaacgaatctggaattcgttggaaatttccaatgaatttcagattcgttgcaAACTCTACATTTCCCTAAAATCACGgttgatcgacctagagacctcggaattggatgaaaccagttcctatgtgctcctctatttatcctgattttatatatgttctcaaatattttttttccctcatatatttttttctttattttttcatttcccattgtgttaggaaaattaaattcaggtttaaaaattcacatatcaaaataaattagctccaaatttatttttaattcatggatataatcgtGAGAACCTTACGAATGCAAACAAACTGATTTcgcctcgttctgagcactcgaacattattttgtaaatctaacaagttcaactacacttaaatttaatttaaaactctaacactttcatgctcaaattcaaattcatccaattgacctagatgttaaaaattcatcttatgtaaaaaaaaatatttgagctcatctatagaattAGGAggccaagaggagcacataggaactggtttcatccaattcggaagtctctaggtcggtcaaacgggtttttaagacattgcatactttgcaacgaatctttggaaatttccaacgaattccagattcgttgcaaactctatattttcttaaaatcacggttgaccgacctagagacctcggaattggatgaaactAGTTCGTATGTgatcctctatttatcctgattttatatatgttctcaaatattttttttccctcatatattttttttctttattttttcagttcccattgtgttaggaaaattaaattcaggtttaaaaattcacagatcaaaataaattagctccaaaattatttttaattcatggatataatgaCGAGAACCTTACGAACGCAAACAAACTAATTTCGCCtcattctgagcactcgaacattattttgtaaatctaacaagttcaactatatttcaatttaatttaaaattctaacactttatgctcaaattcaaattcatccaattgacctacattttaaaaattcatcttatgccaaaaaaaatatttgagctcatctatagaatcaggagaccaagaggagcacataggaactggtttcatccgattcggaggtctctaggtcggtcaaacgtgATTTTAAGAAAATGTAGAGTTTGtaacgaatctggaattcgttggaaatttccaatgaattggcagattcgttggaaatatttccaacgaattggtagattcgttggaaatatttccaacgaatcttCCAGTTcatatttccaacgaattggtagattcgttggaaatatttccaacgaatcttccagttcgttggaaatttctaacgaattctagattcgttgcaaagtatgcaATGTCTTAAAAACTCGTTTGACCAACCTAGATACCTCCGAATCGGATGAAACCAGTTCttatgtgctcctctatttattcTGATTTTATATATgcactcaaatattttttttcctcatatatttttttctttatttttcaattctcattgtgttaggaaaattaaattcaGGTTTAAATATTCACAGATCAAAATACAttagcaccaaaattatttttaattcatggatataatcgcgAGAACCTTACGAACGCAAACAAACTGATTTCGTCTCGTTCTGAGCATTCTAACATTATTTTGTAAATGtaacaagttcaactatacttcaatttgatttaaaactctaacactttcatgcttaaattcaaattcatcaaattgacctagatgttaaaaattcatcttatatcaaaaaaaatatttgagctcatctatagaatcaggagaccaagaggagcacataggaacttgtttcatctgaTTCctaggtctctaggtcggtcaaacgggttTTTATGACATTGTATACTTTGCAATgaatctggaattcgttggaaatttccaacgaactggcagattcgttggaaatgtttccaatgaaattccaacaaataatattttcattgcaatttttgcgacgaaaatactatttgttgcaaaatttgcaacgaagaaattattcgttgcaaaatttgtaatgaaaatattattcgttgtaaaatttgcaacaaatattttttttttgtcgttAACTTGCAACAATATTAGCGACAAAATAtcttttgttgctaatttgcaacgaatttattttgttgctaaatttGTTGTTAATTTGGaacaatttattattttgttgtaaattttgttgaaaaatttggaataatttattattttgttgtaaattttgttgaaaaatttggaataaaatttaaattcgttGTAAACATTCGCTCCTAAtagattttttgttttttttagtgGCTGCAAGCGGCCCGACCTATTCAAAGTCGTGTTTTGGGCATGCAAATTCAAACCGAACAATAGAGGACTGTTGAGATGCATGTGAACGAATCACAAGTCGCTGCTACCTGTTACAATTCAACTCTTCCCAATGTGGAATGCGAGAAATATTGAAAAGGACAGAGCAGAGAATTAAGAAGGCTGGTAAAAGGATGACCTTTTGGTTGGCGATCGTGGAAGCCTGGAACAGGAAAAGGCggcttctttttttcttttgaatgATTGGTGGTTTGGTACCAAATGCTAGTAGTTGTCGCCGCCGATAGGACAAAGATCAGGGTGACGGACCGAATGAGTCATCCTTCCTCGAGCGCCATCGATTTTGCCGCTGGAGAAGCCCGCAAAACCTAGGCGACGCCTACAGAACAGAAGCGCCTTCTTCTTCGCCTCCCACTTGCAAAACCCTAAAATGGCCCAGGGAAACGAAAGGGGAAAATCGAGAGTGAAATGAGACGAAAAGAGGGGGAAATCCTCTTTTTATATATATCCTCAcaactatatatttttttataatataattatatataatgtttTATACTTATTTATTTATAAGCTAATATCCATGCACGAGTGCACGACCCGACGCTTCCGGCTTCTCCGTCGCACAACTTCTGTCTTGCGCATTCCGTCGAACACTTCGGGCGCACAGTTGACAGCGACTGCTGCTGGCTGTTGGCCGCTGCGAACCACCCAACTCCGCATCAGCTCAACAGCCTTGTCCTGCCTCCTTTGCGGACCAGCGATAGGCCACGTAGCTGGCCATCGCCATAGGAGCCGAGCGCGTGCGGTCGGCCAGGCAGCGAACAGGATCCCTTTGCTAATGCTGCGGCTCCACGTAGACTCTTTGTCCGGCTTCCCAGACGCACCCTCAGTATCGGTCCTACTGTTTACCGCATTACTACGTTCGGTTTCGTGGTCCAGAATGCAGCGCAGCGCCAGGCGCAGCAATGTTTCACGGCATGCCAAGCGGCCGCCAAGTATTCGCGATTAAAGGTGGGCTgagagaggagagaggagagaggTGGAGAGAGGAGAGAGGAATCGAGCGAAGGGTGgcgagaaagagaaagagaaagggaaaGGGGAAGGAGCGGAAGCGAAGGGACCGAATCAAAGGTGGGACTTTGCGGCTCTCTTCGCCTCCGCGGCGTCTGGTAATCCTGATCCGCCctttgcttggtggttctcgtttgCGAATGCTCGCTTTGTCTTAGTCTCTGAGGTAGCGAGCGGGGAGAGGGAGCAAGGCGCCGGTTTGCCTTTTTTGCTTCGGTTTGATTTGATCGGAAGGGATTTGGTGGAGGAGGTAGAGAGGCACGGGGCGAAGAAGATGGATGGTTCAGAGGAGACGTCGGGGCGGGCGCGGTCGTCATCGGCGTCCCGTGCAGCAGACGGCGCCGGTTTCAGTGGCAGTATTGATTTTTCCCGTGGCCCAAACGGATGCATCTGGGGTTGGGatcaggaggaggaggaagagaagaaaaaagaGGATTTTGTgagggaggaggagaaggaggagctaCGCCGCTTGCTCTCCTTCGGAATCGGTGGCAACGGCGCTGGCGGTGGCGCCGGGGATGTCAGTCTTCGGGAATGGCTCGACCGGCCGGGACGGGCGGTGGAGCTCCTCGAGTGCTTGCACGTGTTCCGGCAGGTTCTGGAGGCGGCACACAAGCAGGGCGTCGTCGTCGGCAACGTGCGGCCCTCTTGTTTCGTGATATCGCCTTTTAACCGCGTCTCGTTCATCGAGTCTGCTTCTTGCTCCACCTCTGGCCTCGGCGGGTCGTCTTCCTCCGCTCAAGGCGAGGGCACTGAAGCGTTTCCCGAGGGCCCCTCCTCCCTGCTCAGGGACGCCGACGGCAATGCAGAAAAGACAACCTTCCCAACGAAACCGATCTTGCTTATGGAATCGAGTTGGTACACCAGCCCAGAGGAAGCCGACGGCGCTCCCGCCACATATGCTTCCGACGTTTTCCGATTAGGCGTCCTCCTGTTTGAGGTTGCGGCACTACTTGCATCTTGCTCCTCTACTCATCTGCTTCTCGATCGAGCTCATTGCTCCTTGTTGTGCAGTTGTTCTGTGCCTTCGACTCATTGGAGGATAAACTGACCGCCATGGCTGACCTCCGGCATCGCATCCTTCCTCGGCAGCTGCTGCTCAACTGGCCAAAGGAAGCTTCTTTCTGCCTGTGGCTGTTACACCCTCAGCCGGACACCCGGCCCAAGATGAGGTCAGTTCATGGTAGAGCTCCATTACTTGCTCATCTGATCATGCTGCATGCATCTGCATGATGTTGCCTTGATAAATTATGGATCCACACCTCATTTTCAGTTGATGAAATGAGATCCAAATCGAAATAGAAAGTTCGGTACCCTTCGGGATTGTAGCATATGATCTCTGTAAAGGAGATAATTTCAGTCACTTCCTTTAGTCTAAGGGCTGGTTAATCTATAGTGCTTTGTTAACTATGCACAAAATGTAGGAGTTCCAATGCGAATGCTATAGTTCATCTCGCATAGCTTGCTTTAGTAGATGCAGAATTAACTTGTATCGAACTAACAGTAATCTGAGCTCCATTTTTATCATAATACTTCGATAATCGTCCATTCGGTATGGAATTTGTATATGTTTGATTCAGTTGTCTTTTATGTGGCCTTTTTTCAGTGAAGTGTTGCGTAGTGAGTTCCTCAATCGACAAATAAATTTTTTGGAAGAGGGAGAATCCGTATCAAAGATTTCAGAAGAGATAGAAGATCAAGAATTGCTTAGGGAGTTTCTTTTGCATTTGCAGTATCAAAAGCTAGATGTTGCTCATAGATTGCATGACGCTATTGCTTGTATCTCTTCTGATATTCAAGAGATCCAAGATCAGAGGTCTATCCTCACACAGAAttcatttctaaaattgaacagAGATGGACACTCGTCGTCATTATTCACAAAAATTGATcaacctgcaagaaaacgttgcAGACCAGATTATAAGAACAAGCTCAATAATTTAGGTTCTGAGGATCCAGAATCAGTGACAGAATTGCAGATTCATCAGCAGAATATAGCGGTAAGGAGTTCGAGATTGATGAAGAACTTCAAAAAGTTGGAGGCAGCTTACTTTTCTGCAAGATGCAGGAAATCAAAATCAACACACAGACCACCAAATAAGCTCGTGCCAGTTTCGAGGAGTGGCACTGGATCAGCTGTTTGGACCGAGCGGAGTTCGATTGACGATACAGTTCTTAAAGGACATGGTGGTGGAAGGGAAGGCAAATGGGTAGTAAGTTCATTTCTTGAGGACTTGTGTAAATACCTGTCTTTCAGCAAGTTGAAAGTTAGGGTGAACTTGAAGCAGGGCGATTTGTTGAATACCATGAACTTAGTATGTTCCATGGGTTTCGATAGGGACAAGGAGTTTTTCGCTACTGCTGGTGTGAATAAGAAAATCAAAGTCTTTGAATGCGATATGATTCTAAATAAAGATCGAGATATTCATTATCCCATTGTCGAAATGATTAACAAATCAAAACTCAGTTGTATTTGTTGGAACAGTTATATCAAGAGCCAGATAGCTTCGAGCGACTTTGAAGGTGTAGTGAAGGTAATCTTTTCTTGATTATATTGAATTCGATACGAAATTAACTGTTAAATCATGCAGGTATGGGATGTTACAAGAAGTCAAAGTTTGGCTGAAATGAAGGAACACGAGAGACGTGTATGGTCCGTTGATTTTTCACTCACCGACCCAACGAAGTTCGTTAGTGGAAGCGATGATGGTACCGTGAAGCTGTGGAGTATTAATAAGGCAATTCTATTCTTACACATGCTGTATGTCTGCTTTTGAATTATGTATGCCGCATAGTCAATTTTAAGATTAAGATCGAAATTCATCACGAACAAGTTGATAAAACTTGCATTTAAAATGTTTCATCTTGCAGGCTGGAAGCACCGGTTCTATCAGAACCAAGGCTAATGTTTGTTCTGTTCAGTTTCATCCAGATTCTGCATACTCACTCGCAGTTGGTTCAGCTGATCATCGGGTCTATTGCTATGATCTCCGGAACTTGAGGATGCCTTTTTGTACATTACCCGGTCATACAAAAACTGTGAGCTATGTGAGGTATCTAGATGCATCACATCTTGTCTCTGCGTCCACCGATAATACGTTGACGCTATGGAATTTGCCTACATGTACAACGAGTGCAGCTGACAATATACTTCAAACCTTTTCAGGTCATACAAACAATCAGGTACTTCAAGTTCTCCTGCTGAAAGAATTCTCATCGATCTAGTTTTGCTAAATATTTCCTATGGTAATTGATCACTTAGTCTGTCTATCATCATGATTCCAGAACTTTGTAGGTCTATCAGTATACGATGGATATATTGCCACTGGCTCGGAAACAAATGAGGTATGCCTCATATTAAAAGTAATTGTTATTTATTAGGCTTCTTATGTTCAGAAGGACCTGGGAAAATATCGAACACAAGTGCTTATATCCTCTTAGTTTTCTTCCATTCCGAGTTTTTATTTTTCGTAGAATTCTTCTACATTGAGCTCGTGTTGCCCCATCTATTGGTTGAAGAGTTGTCAACTCGTCTCAGAGGCTTTAGGATGCACCATGTGTGCCCATATGATTGGTATCGATCAATGTGCTTAAAATCTGAATAACCATATCTTGATGCGTGTCTGAGCTGTTAAAACTATTGAGGTAGCTCAAGCATGCATATGAGGTCTCGC is from Zingiber officinale cultivar Zhangliang chromosome 7B, Zo_v1.1, whole genome shotgun sequence and encodes:
- the LOC122005831 gene encoding protein SPA1-RELATED 4-like isoform X3, which encodes MDGSEETSGRARSSSASRAADGAGFSGSIDFSRGPNGCIWGWDQEEEEEKKKEDFVREEEKEELRRLLSFGIGGNGAGGGAGDVSLREWLDRPGRAVELLECLHVFRQVLEAAHKQGVVVGNVRPSCFVISPFNRVSFIESASCSTSGLGGSSSSAQGEGTEAFPEGPSSLLRDADGNAEKTTFPTKPILLMESSWYTSPEEADGAPATYASDVFRLGVLLFELFCAFDSLEDKLTAMADLRHRILPRQLLLNWPKEASFCLWLLHPQPDTRPKMSEVLRSEFLNRQINFLEEGESVSKISEEIEDQELLREFLLHLQYQKLDVAHRLHDAIACISSDIQEIQDQRSILTQNSFLKLNRDGHSSSLFTKIDQPARKRCRPDYKNKLNNLGSEDPESVTELQIHQQNIAVRSSRLMKNFKKLEAAYFSARCRKSKSTHRPPNKLVPVSRSGTGSAVWTERSSIDDTVLKGHGGGREGKWVVSSFLEDLCKYLSFSKLKVRVNLKQGDLLNTMNLVCSMGFDRDKEFFATAGVNKKIKVFECDMILNKDRDIHYPIVEMINKSKLSCICWNSYIKSQIASSDFEGVVKVWDVTRSQSLAEMKEHERRVWSVDFSLTDPTKFVSGSDDGTVKLWSINKAILFLHMLLEAPVLSEPRLMFVLFSFIQILHTHSQLVQLIIGSIAMISGT
- the LOC122005831 gene encoding protein SPA1-RELATED 4-like isoform X1; protein product: MDGSEETSGRARSSSASRAADGAGFSGSIDFSRGPNGCIWGWDQEEEEEKKKEDFVREEEKEELRRLLSFGIGGNGAGGGAGDVSLREWLDRPGRAVELLECLHVFRQVLEAAHKQGVVVGNVRPSCFVISPFNRVSFIESASCSTSGLGGSSSSAQGEGTEAFPEGPSSLLRDADGNAEKTTFPTKPILLMESSWYTSPEEADGAPATYASDVFRLGVLLFELFCAFDSLEDKLTAMADLRHRILPRQLLLNWPKEASFCLWLLHPQPDTRPKMSEVLRSEFLNRQINFLEEGESVSKISEEIEDQELLREFLLHLQYQKLDVAHRLHDAIACISSDIQEIQDQRSILTQNSFLKLNRDGHSSSLFTKIDQPARKRCRPDYKNKLNNLGSEDPESVTELQIHQQNIAVRSSRLMKNFKKLEAAYFSARCRKSKSTHRPPNKLVPVSRSGTGSAVWTERSSIDDTVLKGHGGGREGKWVVSSFLEDLCKYLSFSKLKVRVNLKQGDLLNTMNLVCSMGFDRDKEFFATAGVNKKIKVFECDMILNKDRDIHYPIVEMINKSKLSCICWNSYIKSQIASSDFEGVVKVWDVTRSQSLAEMKEHERRVWSVDFSLTDPTKFVSGSDDGTVKLWSINKAGSTGSIRTKANVCSVQFHPDSAYSLAVGSADHRVYCYDLRNLRMPFCTLPGHTKTVSYVRYLDASHLVSASTDNTLTLWNLPTCTTSAADNILQTFSGHTNNQNFVGLSVYDGYIATGSETNEVFVYHKSFPMPILSYKFGSADQISSQSNNDATQFVSCVCWQGQSTMLLAANSSGSIKFLEMV
- the LOC122005831 gene encoding protein SPA1-RELATED 4-like isoform X2, which codes for MDGSEETSGRARSSSASRAADGAGFSGSIDFSRGPNGCIWGWDQEEEEEKKKEDFVREEEKEELRRLLSFGIGGNGAGGGAGDVSLREWLDRPGRAVELLECLHVFRQVLEAAHKQGVVVGNVRPSCFVISPFNRVSFIESASCSTSGLGGSSSSAQGEGTEAFPEGPSSLLRDADGNAEKTTFPTKPILLMESSWYTSPEEADGAPATYASDVFRLGVLLFELFCAFDSLEDKLTAMADLRHRILPRQLLLNWPKEASFCLWLLHPQPDTRPKMSEVLRSEFLNRQINFLEEGESVSKISEEIEDQELLREFLLHLQYQKLDVAHRLHDAIACISSDIQEIQDQRSILTQNSFLKLNRDGHSSSLFTKIDQPARKRCRPDYKNKLNNLGSEDPESVTELQIHQQNIAVRSSRLMKNFKKLEAAYFSARCRKSKSTHRPPNKLVPVSRSGTGSAVWTERSSIDDTVLKGHGGGREGKWVVSSFLEDLCKYLSFSKLKVRVNLKQGDLLNTMNLVCSMGFDRDKEFFATAGVNKKIKVFECDMILNKDRDIHYPIVEMINKSKLSCICWNSYIKSQIASSDFEGVVKVWDVTRSQSLAEMKEHERRVWSVDFSLTDPTKFVSGSDDGTVKLWSINKAGSTGSIRTKANVCSVQFHPDSAYSLAVGSADHRVYCYDLRNLRMPFCTLPGHTKTVSYVRYLDASHLVSASTDNTLTLWNLPTCTTSAADNILQTFSGHTNNQVYQYTMDILPLARKQMRSLSIINHSLCLSCLTNLGVPTKYHPSQTMTPHSLCLVSAGKVSQRCCSQPTRVAASSSWRWSNS